One window of Desulfarculus baarsii DSM 2075 genomic DNA carries:
- a CDS encoding glutaredoxin family protein codes for MTPKREVVIFHMPGCASCRAAGHFFSTRGFEVRWHDVSQSMAAKREMLAKAPGNRSVPVICFGELIKIGWQPEFWRGLLEENR; via the coding sequence ATGACGCCCAAACGAGAAGTGGTGATATTTCACATGCCGGGCTGCGCCAGTTGCCGGGCGGCCGGCCATTTTTTCAGCACGCGGGGCTTCGAGGTGCGCTGGCATGACGTCAGCCAATCCATGGCGGCCAAGCGCGAGATGCTGGCCAAGGCCCCAGGCAACCGAAGCGTGCCGGTGATCTGTTTCGGCGAGCTGATCAAAATCGGCTGGCAGCCCGAGTTTTGGCGCGGCCTGTTGGAGGAGAATCGATGA
- a CDS encoding penicillin-binding protein 1A has protein sequence MISPVDYKGPDPSQAGPKPRKKSIWLRLLLWLVIAALSAGALGAGLLVGAWFWLSRDLPSVETLSNYAPPTVTKVLSHDGRLMAEFYRQRRYVVSIDSLPDYVTNAFVAAEDGDFYRHEGVDLAGIMRAALANFKAGRVVQGGSTITQQVAKAMLLTPQRTFVRKIKEMILARRMEHYLSKRQILNLYVNHIYLGHGAYGVEAAARVYFGKPAQKLSVAEAALIAGLVQAPSRYSPIREPKRARNRQIYVIGRLEADGFITAEQAQQARRAQMEVSVHREVEVEAPYYAEAVRQWLMERYGEDALYDGGLVVETACDPALTAAGVQAVSDGLLELTKRQGYGGPLGRVDATSLREAANRPYRPSGLAAGDDVTAIVTRLDPMGHWAELRFGGDRGRLALEDVTWAHRRVTDLERSAGGVGRIEDVLSPGDKVKVRLDRQQDGWWRLILRQDPFAQAALLAMDPHNGRVRVAIGGRDFSKSQFNRSLQASRQPGSAFKPFIYAAALDNDNPVYTPVSVIIDAPVVYDDVSMPGQKWKPKNYENRFYGPTTLRQALEHSRNVVTVKLLAEVGLRKVVNFAQRLGITSRLEPNLSLALGTSGVNLLELTRAYCVFANGGYLVQPVMVERVLDRNGNVLFQNESSPEQVLSPQTAFLTTHLMRGVMEEGTGAGVRVPGYVMAGKTGTTNDLRDAWFMGFTPDLACGVWVGQDDNTPLGRRETGARAAGPIWRQFMTRALEGQPPKEFTVPDGVVFCRVDRQSGALLPPNAAGGFFEAFRAGTEPTVMPANQPDVLEEQVPTEFLQDETFAN, from the coding sequence TTGATATCGCCCGTCGACTACAAAGGGCCCGACCCCAGCCAAGCCGGGCCCAAACCCAGAAAAAAGAGCATCTGGTTGCGCTTGCTGCTGTGGCTGGTCATCGCCGCGCTTTCGGCCGGCGCCTTGGGCGCGGGGCTGCTGGTGGGGGCCTGGTTCTGGCTCAGCCGCGATCTGCCCAGCGTCGAGACGCTCAGTAATTACGCCCCGCCCACCGTGACCAAGGTGCTTAGCCACGACGGCCGGCTCATGGCCGAATTTTATCGTCAGCGGCGCTACGTCGTCTCCATCGACTCCTTGCCCGACTATGTCACCAACGCCTTCGTGGCCGCCGAGGACGGCGATTTTTATCGCCACGAGGGCGTGGACCTGGCCGGCATCATGCGCGCGGCCCTGGCCAATTTCAAGGCCGGCCGGGTGGTGCAGGGCGGCAGCACCATCACCCAGCAGGTGGCCAAGGCCATGCTGCTGACGCCCCAGCGCACCTTCGTGCGCAAGATCAAAGAAATGATCCTGGCCCGGCGCATGGAGCACTACCTCAGCAAGCGCCAGATCCTCAATCTATATGTGAACCACATCTACCTGGGCCACGGGGCCTATGGCGTCGAGGCGGCGGCGCGGGTCTATTTTGGCAAGCCCGCCCAAAAGCTCAGCGTGGCCGAGGCGGCGCTGATCGCCGGCCTGGTCCAGGCCCCCAGCCGCTACAGCCCCATCCGCGAACCCAAACGGGCCCGCAATCGCCAGATCTACGTCATCGGCCGCCTGGAGGCCGACGGCTTCATCACCGCCGAGCAGGCCCAGCAGGCCCGGCGCGCGCAAATGGAAGTCAGCGTCCACCGTGAGGTGGAGGTCGAAGCGCCCTATTACGCCGAGGCCGTGCGCCAATGGCTCATGGAGCGTTACGGCGAGGACGCCCTCTACGACGGCGGCTTGGTCGTCGAAACGGCCTGTGACCCCGCCCTGACCGCCGCCGGCGTCCAGGCCGTCAGCGACGGCTTGCTGGAGCTGACCAAACGCCAAGGCTACGGCGGCCCCTTGGGCCGGGTCGACGCGACCAGCCTGCGCGAGGCGGCCAACCGGCCCTATCGCCCCAGCGGATTGGCCGCCGGCGACGACGTGACGGCCATCGTCACCCGGCTCGACCCCATGGGCCACTGGGCCGAGTTGCGCTTCGGCGGAGACCGCGGCCGCCTGGCCTTGGAGGACGTGACCTGGGCCCACCGCCGCGTCACCGACCTGGAGCGCAGCGCTGGCGGCGTGGGCCGCATCGAAGACGTGCTCAGCCCCGGCGACAAGGTCAAGGTCCGACTGGATCGGCAACAGGACGGTTGGTGGCGGCTGATCCTGCGCCAGGATCCCTTCGCCCAGGCCGCCCTGCTGGCCATGGACCCCCACAACGGCCGGGTGCGCGTGGCCATCGGCGGCCGCGATTTTTCCAAGAGTCAGTTCAACCGCTCGTTGCAGGCCAGCCGCCAACCGGGCAGCGCCTTCAAACCCTTCATCTACGCCGCCGCCCTCGACAACGACAATCCCGTCTACACCCCGGTTTCGGTGATCATCGACGCGCCGGTGGTCTACGACGACGTTTCCATGCCCGGCCAAAAGTGGAAACCCAAAAACTACGAAAATCGCTTTTATGGCCCCACCACCCTGCGCCAGGCCCTGGAGCATTCGCGCAACGTCGTCACCGTCAAGCTGCTGGCCGAGGTCGGCCTGCGCAAGGTAGTCAATTTCGCCCAACGCCTGGGCATCACCAGCCGTTTGGAGCCCAATCTCTCGCTGGCCCTGGGCACCAGCGGCGTCAACCTCCTGGAGCTGACGCGGGCCTACTGCGTCTTCGCCAACGGCGGTTACCTGGTCCAGCCGGTGATGGTCGAACGCGTGCTCGACCGCAACGGCAACGTCCTGTTCCAGAACGAGTCCAGCCCCGAGCAGGTGCTCTCGCCGCAAACCGCCTTTTTGACCACCCACCTCATGCGCGGGGTCATGGAGGAAGGCACCGGCGCGGGCGTGCGCGTGCCGGGCTACGTCATGGCCGGCAAGACCGGCACCACCAACGACCTGCGCGACGCCTGGTTCATGGGTTTCACCCCCGACCTGGCCTGCGGCGTGTGGGTGGGCCAGGACGACAACACGCCCCTGGGCCGCCGCGAAACCGGCGCGCGGGCGGCCGGGCCGATCTGGCGGCAGTTCATGACCAGGGCCCTGGAGGGCCAACCGCCCAAGGAATTCACCGTGCCCGACGGCGTGGTCTTCTGCCGTGTCGATCGCCAGAGCGGCGCGCTCCTGCCGCCAAACGCCGCCGGCGGCTTTTTCGAGGCCTTCCGCGCCGGCACCGAGCCCACGGTCATGCCGGCCAACCAGCCCGATGTGCTGGAAGAGCAAGTCCCCACCGAATTTTTGCAGGACGAGACCTTCGCCAACTGA
- the hypB gene encoding hydrogenase nickel incorporation protein HypB: MSQLEVSRPILEANDQLAQQNRRLFRQAGVKVVNIISSPGAGKTSLLEKTLVKLKDRLRLAVIEGDIQTTEDAQRVAACGVKAVQIETRGACHLDGAMLADALAAFDLNELDLLIVENVGNLVCPVEFDLGEDMKIAVLSVTEGDDKPSKYPQLFSQAGVLIINKIDLLPFIDCDIQRIRHTCRQLNPDQVVFELSCRSGEGLDAWADWLERWVRS, from the coding sequence ATGTCCCAACTAGAAGTATCGCGGCCCATCCTGGAGGCCAACGACCAATTGGCCCAGCAAAACCGCCGCCTGTTCCGCCAGGCCGGCGTCAAGGTGGTCAACATCATCTCCAGCCCCGGCGCGGGCAAGACCTCGCTGCTGGAAAAAACCCTGGTCAAGCTCAAGGACCGCCTGCGCCTGGCCGTCATAGAAGGCGACATCCAGACCACCGAGGACGCCCAGCGCGTGGCCGCCTGCGGGGTCAAGGCCGTACAGATCGAGACGCGCGGGGCCTGTCACCTGGACGGGGCCATGCTGGCCGACGCCCTGGCCGCCTTCGACCTGAACGAGCTGGACCTGCTGATCGTCGAAAACGTGGGCAACCTGGTCTGCCCGGTGGAGTTCGATCTGGGCGAGGACATGAAGATCGCCGTGCTCAGCGTCACCGAGGGCGACGACAAGCCCAGCAAATATCCCCAGCTCTTCAGCCAAGCCGGGGTGCTCATCATCAACAAGATCGACCTGCTGCCCTTCATCGACTGCGATATCCAGCGCATCCGCCACACCTGCCGCCAGCTCAACCCCGACCAGGTCGTTTTCGAGCTTTCCTGTCGCAGCGGCGAGGGGCTCGACGCCTGGGCCGACTGGCTGGAGCGCTGGGTGCGTAGTTGA
- a CDS encoding CBS domain-containing protein — translation MLVKEWMTHDPLTVTPDTSVMRASQMMKENTIRRLPVTDDQGRLVGIITETDLKDASPSKATTLDVHELYYLLAELKVKDIMTREVITIGVGETVEKAAVKMLEHRITGLPVMDGGKLVGVISQGDVFRLLTTITGVYRGGIQMAFNLADQAMAVQDVTDFIRNHGAAIISVLSSYEMTGEGRRNVYFRIEDMPAEALEALVDELRQHFNVLFVVRDDLSDI, via the coding sequence ATGCTGGTAAAGGAGTGGATGACCCACGACCCCCTGACCGTCACCCCCGACACCTCGGTCATGCGCGCCTCGCAGATGATGAAGGAAAACACCATTCGCCGCCTGCCGGTCACCGACGACCAGGGCCGCCTGGTGGGCATCATCACCGAAACCGACCTCAAGGACGCCAGCCCATCCAAGGCCACCACCCTCGACGTGCACGAACTTTACTATCTGCTGGCCGAACTCAAGGTCAAAGACATCATGACCCGCGAGGTCATCACCATCGGCGTGGGCGAAACGGTCGAAAAAGCCGCCGTCAAGATGCTCGAACATCGCATCACGGGCCTGCCGGTCATGGATGGCGGCAAGCTGGTGGGCGTCATCAGCCAGGGCGATGTTTTCCGCCTGCTGACCACCATCACCGGCGTCTATCGTGGCGGCATTCAGATGGCCTTCAACCTGGCCGATCAGGCCATGGCCGTCCAAGACGTCACCGACTTCATCCGCAACCACGGCGCGGCGATCATCAGTGTGCTGAGCTCCTACGAGATGACCGGCGAAGGCCGCCGCAACGTCTACTTCCGCATCGAGGACATGCCCGCCGAGGCCCTGGAGGCCTTGGTGGACGAATTGCGCCAGCACTTCAACGTGCTCTTCGTCGTCCGCGACGACCTCAGCGACATCTAA
- the hypA gene encoding hydrogenase maturation nickel metallochaperone HypA, producing MHELSIAQSMLGIVLQEAARHGAEKVQKVVVRVGAYSGVVPHSLRFCFDLIKKDTPAAEAELEVNQAPITATCAACGRQSLLDEPTIICPLCQADQLSLEGGRELFVEYIEAQ from the coding sequence GTGCATGAACTTTCAATCGCCCAGTCGATGCTGGGCATAGTGTTGCAGGAAGCCGCCCGCCACGGGGCCGAAAAGGTGCAGAAGGTCGTCGTGCGGGTGGGGGCCTATTCGGGGGTCGTGCCCCATTCGCTGCGCTTTTGTTTCGATCTGATCAAAAAAGACACCCCGGCCGCCGAGGCCGAGCTGGAGGTCAACCAGGCGCCGATCACCGCCACCTGCGCCGCCTGCGGCCGCCAGTCCCTGTTGGACGAACCGACCATCATCTGCCCCCTGTGCCAGGCCGATCAGCTCAGCCTGGAAGGCGGGCGCGAGCTTTTCGTGGAATACATCGAGGCCCAGTGA
- a CDS encoding discoidin domain-containing protein: protein MRANLIAEATMLTVSSAAPGVVGMPAAQANGSALAQAAGEHTAAQDQAFFVEIDSVSAGNRVGRATFRWRRASSASWEAAGLVTSTNWRTLADGVKFRWLGNVTPDFEMGDAWTILASANQGPTKLLDGDRDTAWRATGCANEHLTADLGAPALAQAMILADHNLTDQAVVTLLGDDGPNWTAPAFRQAVAVTRPHLTLFFEQTRRHWRLIMQDPTNPDGHIRASMLHLCAVFRPARNFSASHDQTLSAGRVISYNDAGRMTGTTTSLGRAFSLPFNGLDAGDRAGLEAVFNQVHDVASGRLRPFFFTPSDDAPAETFYCLPEAELELRARGLGRWSSLLRLSEVTRSDV, encoded by the coding sequence ATGCGGGCCAATCTGATCGCCGAGGCGACCATGCTCACCGTCAGTTCAGCCGCGCCGGGCGTGGTGGGCATGCCGGCGGCCCAGGCCAACGGGTCGGCCCTGGCCCAGGCCGCGGGCGAACACACCGCGGCCCAGGATCAGGCCTTTTTCGTCGAGATAGACTCGGTCAGCGCCGGCAACCGGGTGGGTCGGGCCACTTTTCGCTGGCGGCGGGCCTCCAGCGCTTCGTGGGAGGCCGCCGGCCTGGTCACCTCGACCAACTGGCGCACCCTGGCCGACGGCGTGAAGTTCAGGTGGCTGGGCAACGTCACGCCGGATTTCGAGATGGGCGACGCCTGGACGATCCTGGCCTCGGCCAATCAGGGGCCGACCAAGCTCCTGGACGGCGACCGCGACACGGCCTGGCGCGCCACCGGCTGCGCCAACGAACACCTCACCGCCGACCTGGGCGCGCCGGCCTTGGCCCAGGCGATGATCCTGGCCGACCACAACCTGACCGACCAGGCCGTGGTGACCCTGCTGGGCGACGATGGTCCCAACTGGACCGCGCCCGCCTTCCGCCAGGCCGTCGCCGTCACCCGGCCGCACCTGACGCTGTTTTTCGAACAGACCAGGCGGCACTGGCGGCTGATCATGCAAGACCCCACCAACCCCGACGGCCATATCCGGGCCAGCATGCTCCATCTCTGCGCCGTTTTCCGGCCCGCGCGCAATTTCAGCGCCAGCCATGACCAGACCCTCAGCGCCGGTCGGGTCATCTCCTACAACGACGCCGGCCGCATGACCGGCACGACCACGTCCTTGGGCCGGGCCTTCAGCCTGCCCTTCAACGGCCTCGACGCCGGCGACCGCGCCGGGCTGGAGGCGGTCTTCAACCAAGTTCACGACGTGGCCAGCGGCCGGCTGCGGCCGTTTTTCTTCACGCCCAGCGACGACGCGCCGGCCGAGACCTTTTATTGCCTGCCCGAGGCCGAACTGGAGTTGCGGGCGCGGGGCCTGGGCCGTTGGTCGAGCCTGCTGCGCCTGAGCGAGGTGACGCGAAGCGATGTATAG
- the hypE gene encoding hydrogenase expression/formation protein HypE yields the protein MAQNETIQLDHGAGGLASRRLLERVFAKHLANDVLAQMDDAAVLAAPGGRLVVSTDSFVVDPLFFPGGDIGCLAVHGTVNDVAMRGGRPLYLTAGFVLEEGLALADLERVVASMGRAAAQAGVKVIAGDTKVVGRGQADKLFINTAGIGVLADGLELGASRARAGDAVLVSGTLGDHGVTIMAARQGLGLDLSTRSDTAPLADLVADVLAACPGARLFRDPTRGGLATALKEIAEASGVAMELDEAAIPIAGAVAGACELLGLDPLYLANEGKLICVAPAEQAQAALAAMRGHRLGDRAAIIGRAVAEKPGRVWLNTAVGGRRLLEMLSGEPLPRIC from the coding sequence GTGGCCCAAAACGAGACCATCCAACTCGATCACGGGGCCGGCGGCCTGGCCAGCCGGCGGTTGTTGGAGCGCGTTTTCGCCAAGCACCTGGCCAACGACGTGCTGGCCCAGATGGACGACGCGGCGGTGTTGGCGGCCCCGGGCGGGCGGCTGGTGGTCAGCACCGACAGCTTCGTGGTCGATCCGCTGTTTTTCCCCGGCGGCGACATCGGCTGCCTGGCCGTGCACGGCACGGTCAACGACGTGGCCATGCGCGGCGGCCGGCCGCTGTATCTGACGGCCGGCTTTGTCCTCGAGGAAGGCCTGGCCCTGGCCGATCTGGAGCGCGTGGTCGCCTCGATGGGCCGGGCGGCGGCCCAGGCCGGGGTCAAGGTCATCGCCGGCGACACCAAGGTCGTCGGTCGCGGCCAGGCCGACAAATTATTCATCAACACCGCCGGCATCGGCGTGTTGGCCGATGGCCTGGAACTGGGCGCGAGCCGGGCGCGGGCGGGCGATGCGGTGTTGGTCTCGGGGACGCTGGGCGATCACGGCGTGACGATCATGGCCGCCCGGCAGGGCCTGGGCCTGGATCTGTCAACCCGCAGCGACACGGCCCCCTTGGCCGATTTGGTGGCCGACGTGCTGGCGGCCTGCCCCGGCGCGCGGCTTTTCCGCGACCCCACGCGGGGCGGCCTGGCCACGGCGCTGAAAGAAATCGCCGAGGCCAGCGGCGTGGCGATGGAGCTGGACGAGGCGGCCATCCCCATCGCCGGGGCGGTGGCCGGGGCCTGCGAGCTGCTGGGCCTGGATCCGCTCTATCTGGCCAACGAGGGCAAATTGATCTGCGTCGCGCCGGCCGAACAGGCCCAGGCGGCGCTGGCGGCCATGAGGGGCCACCGGTTGGGCGACCGGGCGGCGATCATCGGCCGGGCCGTGGCCGAAAAGCCCGGCCGGGTGTGGCTGAACACGGCCGTGGGCGGCCGTCGTTTGCTGGAGATGCTTTCGGGCGAACCATTGCCACGGATATGCTAA
- the hypF gene encoding carbamoyltransferase HypF → MSPGPGGGARQRQRALLRGVVQGVGFRPFAHNLALRLGLTGMVANSAAGVELVVQGGAGAVDEFFARLLAEAPPLARIDEITRLDAPLAQGETAFVIADSRGGRRGALISPDVATCEACLAEMRDPTNRRHGYAFINCTHCGPRYSIIEDLPYDRPQTTMAGFAMCPDCLAEYHDPADRRFHAQPNACPVCGPRLWLADPAGRELAVADPLARAVRALAEGLIVAVKGLGGFHLAANAHDAGAVARLRAGKRRLAKPLALMVADLEAAHGLAWLDAEEARLLASRQRPIVLVRVRDGVDLAPGIAPGLKRVGLMLPYTPLHHLIMDRAQSQHGLRALVMTSGNPSDEPICQDAAQAVARLGAGAASGPLCQLMLLHDRPIHLRVDDSVTMVAGGQARLLRRARGYAPMPLLLAEALAPADCPPILAVGAQLKNALCLLRGRQAFVSQHIGDLASPEGLDFFAATAEHLAAILDAPPAIVARDKHPDYQSSRWADELGLPVCAVQHHHAHAVAVMAEHGLSGPVLALCLDGAGLGDDGTIWGGEMLLGDLADFQRLGRLRPFALAGGDTAARQPWRIGLALLLASLGRLATVALPLELIARHGQRLALIEAMIARGLNAPESSGLGRLFDGVAAICGLRDEVLYEGQAAMELEQAMDGQPSAEAGYAFALTRREGLWELDWRPMIRALAADAAAGAGPALLAGRFHAGLVRALAAWALAGAGEHGLGAVVLGGGCLANGFLLTGLTALLERAGLRVYTPSAMPAGDGGLCLGQAVVAAARWRLGLVEVGAP, encoded by the coding sequence TTGAGCCCAGGGCCTGGCGGCGGCGCGCGCCAGCGGCAAAGGGCCCTGCTGCGCGGCGTGGTGCAGGGCGTGGGCTTTCGGCCCTTCGCGCACAACCTGGCCCTGCGCCTGGGCCTGACCGGCATGGTGGCCAACAGCGCCGCCGGCGTGGAACTGGTCGTGCAGGGCGGCGCGGGCGCGGTCGATGAATTTTTCGCGCGCCTGCTGGCCGAGGCGCCGCCGCTAGCGCGCATCGATGAAATCACGCGCCTTGACGCGCCCCTGGCCCAGGGCGAAACGGCCTTTGTCATCGCCGACTCGCGGGGCGGCCGGCGCGGGGCTCTGATCAGCCCCGACGTGGCCACCTGCGAGGCCTGCCTGGCCGAGATGCGCGACCCAACCAACCGCCGCCACGGCTACGCCTTCATCAACTGCACCCATTGCGGCCCCCGCTACAGCATCATCGAGGATTTGCCCTACGATCGGCCGCAAACGACCATGGCCGGCTTTGCCATGTGCCCCGATTGCCTGGCCGAATATCACGACCCCGCCGATCGCCGCTTTCACGCCCAGCCCAACGCCTGCCCGGTCTGCGGGCCGCGTCTCTGGTTGGCCGATCCGGCCGGCCGGGAGTTGGCCGTCGCCGATCCTCTGGCGCGCGCGGTGCGGGCCCTGGCCGAGGGCCTGATCGTGGCCGTCAAAGGCCTGGGCGGCTTTCACCTGGCGGCCAACGCCCACGACGCCGGGGCCGTGGCGCGTCTGCGCGCCGGTAAGCGCCGCCTGGCCAAGCCCTTGGCCCTGATGGTCGCCGACCTGGAGGCCGCCCACGGCCTGGCCTGGCTCGACGCCGAGGAAGCCCGCCTGCTGGCCAGCCGCCAGCGGCCCATCGTGCTCGTCCGCGTCCGCGATGGCGTCGACCTGGCCCCAGGGATCGCCCCCGGCCTCAAGCGCGTTGGCCTGATGTTGCCCTACACGCCGCTGCATCATTTAATCATGGACCGCGCCCAAAGCCAGCACGGCCTGCGCGCCCTGGTCATGACCTCGGGCAACCCCAGCGACGAGCCGATCTGCCAGGACGCGGCCCAGGCCGTGGCCCGCCTGGGCGCGGGTGCGGCGTCGGGCCCGCTGTGCCAATTGATGCTCCTGCACGATCGGCCCATCCACCTGCGCGTGGACGACTCGGTGACCATGGTCGCCGGCGGCCAGGCCAGGCTGCTGCGCCGGGCGCGGGGCTACGCGCCCATGCCGCTTTTGCTGGCCGAGGCGCTGGCCCCGGCCGATTGCCCGCCGATTCTGGCCGTGGGCGCTCAGCTCAAAAACGCCCTTTGCCTGCTGCGCGGCCGCCAGGCCTTTGTCAGCCAGCACATCGGCGATCTGGCCAGCCCCGAGGGCCTGGACTTTTTCGCGGCCACGGCCGAGCATCTGGCGGCCATCCTCGACGCGCCGCCGGCCATCGTCGCCCGCGACAAACACCCCGACTACCAAAGCTCCCGCTGGGCCGACGAGCTGGGCCTGCCGGTCTGCGCCGTGCAGCATCACCACGCCCACGCCGTGGCCGTCATGGCCGAGCATGGCCTGAGCGGCCCCGTCCTGGCCCTGTGCCTGGACGGCGCGGGCCTGGGCGACGACGGGACGATCTGGGGCGGCGAGATGCTGCTGGGCGATCTGGCCGATTTTCAACGCCTGGGACGTCTGCGGCCCTTTGCCTTGGCCGGCGGCGACACGGCCGCGCGCCAGCCTTGGCGCATCGGCCTGGCGTTGCTGTTGGCCAGCCTGGGCCGCCTGGCCACGGTCGCCTTGCCGCTGGAGCTCATTGCCCGCCACGGCCAGCGTTTGGCCCTGATCGAGGCCATGATCGCCAGGGGCTTGAACGCGCCGGAATCGAGCGGCCTGGGCCGGCTTTTCGATGGCGTGGCCGCCATATGCGGCCTGCGTGACGAGGTGCTTTACGAGGGCCAGGCGGCCATGGAGCTGGAGCAGGCCATGGACGGGCAACCCTCGGCGGAGGCCGGCTACGCCTTTGCCTTGACCCGCCGCGAGGGCCTGTGGGAGCTGGACTGGCGGCCGATGATCCGGGCGCTGGCGGCCGATGCGGCGGCCGGGGCCGGCCCGGCGCTGTTGGCGGGGCGCTTTCACGCCGGATTGGTCCGCGCCCTGGCCGCCTGGGCCCTGGCCGGCGCTGGCGAGCACGGCCTGGGCGCGGTGGTTTTGGGCGGCGGCTGCCTGGCCAACGGCTTTTTGCTGACGGGGCTGACGGCTTTGCTTGAGCGGGCCGGGCTCCGGGTTTATACTCCCTCAGCCATGCCCGCCGGCGACGGCGGCCTGTGCCTGGGTCAGGCGGTTGTCGCCGCGGCTCGCTGGCGGCTGGGCCTTGTGGAGGTTGGCGCGCCATGA
- the hypD gene encoding hydrogenase formation protein HypD produces the protein MKHVDPYRDPALCRELAQAIAKLCRRPVRFMELCGTHTMAIARHGLASLLPPTLEFVSGPGCPVCVTSAGQIDQAVALAGLDGVSVATFGDMLRVPGGQGSLAQARSRGGDVRVVYSAMDAVDLAQAMPGRRVAFLGIGFETTAPTTAAAILRAQALGLDNFSVLCLHKLMPPALAALLDGPDLGLDGFLCPGHVSTVIGAAPYQIAAERGLACVICGFEPVDILAGALMLLRQLDEGRPRVEIQYARAVEAQGNPRARAVMNQVFAAVDAPWRGLGWIAASGLAARPEFASFDAAKVFGLDLSEPPEPPGCLCGQVLRGLARPPQCALFGRACTPESPVGPCMVSSEGACAAWRSYRRED, from the coding sequence ATGAAACATGTCGACCCATACCGCGATCCGGCCCTTTGCCGCGAACTGGCCCAGGCCATCGCCAAACTCTGCCGGCGGCCGGTGCGCTTCATGGAGCTTTGCGGCACCCACACCATGGCCATCGCCCGGCATGGCTTGGCCTCGCTGCTGCCGCCGACGCTGGAGTTCGTCTCGGGGCCGGGCTGCCCGGTCTGCGTGACCAGCGCCGGCCAGATCGACCAGGCCGTGGCCCTGGCGGGCCTCGATGGCGTGAGCGTGGCCACCTTCGGCGATATGCTGCGCGTGCCTGGCGGCCAGGGCTCGCTGGCCCAAGCCCGCTCGCGGGGGGGTGACGTGCGGGTGGTCTATTCGGCGATGGACGCGGTGGATCTGGCCCAGGCCATGCCAGGGCGGCGGGTGGCCTTTCTGGGCATCGGCTTCGAGACCACCGCGCCGACCACGGCTGCGGCGATCTTGCGGGCCCAGGCCCTGGGGCTGGATAATTTCAGCGTGTTGTGCCTGCACAAGCTGATGCCGCCGGCCCTGGCCGCCCTGCTGGACGGACCCGACCTGGGCCTCGACGGTTTTTTGTGCCCAGGCCACGTCAGCACGGTGATCGGGGCCGCGCCCTATCAAATCGCCGCCGAGCGGGGCCTAGCCTGCGTGATCTGCGGCTTCGAGCCGGTGGACATCCTGGCCGGGGCGCTGATGCTCTTGCGCCAGCTTGACGAGGGCCGGCCAAGGGTGGAAATTCAATACGCCCGAGCGGTCGAGGCCCAGGGCAATCCCCGGGCGCGAGCGGTGATGAACCAGGTCTTCGCGGCCGTGGACGCGCCATGGCGGGGCCTGGGCTGGATCGCCGCCAGCGGCCTGGCCGCGCGGCCGGAGTTCGCGTCCTTTGACGCGGCCAAGGTCTTTGGGCTGGATTTGTCCGAGCCGCCCGAGCCGCCGGGCTGCCTGTGCGGCCAGGTGCTGCGCGGGCTGGCGCGGCCGCCGCAGTGCGCGCTTTTTGGCCGGGCCTGCACGCCGGAAAGCCCGGTGGGACCGTGCATGGTCAGCTCCGAGGGCGCTTGCGCGGCGTGGCGCAGTTATCGCCGGGAGGACTAG